AGTTCAGCGTCGCTTCAATATCATCCTGAATATTTTTCGTCAGGGAGCTGATATTCGCCGTGCTTGTCGCTGTGCTTTCGGCCAGTTTCCGGACCTCATCCGCCACGACTGCAAATCCTTTACCCTGCTCGCCTGCGCGTGCCGCTTCGATGGATGCATTCAATGCAAGAAGGTTCGTTTGCTCTGCAATATCTTTAATGACCTGAACAATCATCTCGATTTCTTTTGACCGTTTGCTCAGCGCCTCCATTTTCTGTGAATTCACTTCCAGCTGCTCTCCCAGCTGCTTAATCAGCTGCTCAGACTTGCTGACGGATCCGCGGCCTTCCTCCGAGCTTTTGACCATCTCTTTTGCAGATTGAATCAGGTTTTCCCCTTTATTCGATAGAGTGAGGCTGTTTGAAAAAGTAGCTTCGCTATGTCTTTTTACATTTTCAAAACCGTCTTTTATTTTCAGAACCAGGTCGCCCAGCATATAATGCTGACCATTGACCATTTCATGCTGGCTTACTGTAGTTGTCAAATCTTCATTAAATGATTGAATCAGTGTCTGATAAAAACTTTCCTTGCGCTGAAACTCTTCTTCAGCAAACTGGAGTTTTGCTTCCAGTTCCCGTTTTTCGTTTTCCAGCTGCTTTATCTTACCTTTTCCGAACATCATTGATCTCCCCATCTCTTATATACTCCTTTATTATATCGACAGAAAACGTGAAATTTTGTGACCTTTTTCACTCTTTTTTTAAAATACAATAGTTCTTTATAAATACCTTTAACAAGTAAACAGTAAAGTTCCCAGGAAACACAAAAAAGGAACATGTTAAAAACACGTTCCTTTTCGATGAATTAATAGTAGTTGCTTTTTACTATTCAGCAAGCTTATGCTCATTTAGTAAAGCCGCCAGATTTTTTATCGCTTCTTCCTGGTCAGCGCCTTCTGCTGTTATGGTGATTACTGCACCTTTGGGAATTCCCAGTGACATGACGCCCATAATTGATTTTAAATTAACAGCTTTTTCTTTATAGCCCAACTTTATCTCAGAATCATGCTTACTTGCTGCCTGTACCAGGATTGTTGCCGGTCTTGCATGGATACCCGTTTCATCGATAACAGTGAATGTTTTTTCAATCATATTCCGTTTTTCACCCTTTTAGATTATTTAATTAATCGATTACTAATGTCTTATTCTAGGTGAGCACCTTATGAGAATTGTTTAATTTGTTTTTTGCTTTAACAGCTGCCTCATAAAAGGACTCGGACAAGGATGGATGAGGGTGAATCATTTTCGCAGCTTCTTCTATTGTTCCTTCGAGATACATAAAAGCAGAGGCCTCAGCAATTAATTCTGTAACGTGTGACCCTGCCATAACTGCTCCTATAATTTCACCGTATTTTGCATCGTAAATGATCTTCGTAAAGCCTTCCGTCTCCCCAGCACTCAAGGCTTTACCATTTCCAGCGAAATCGAACCTTTCTACTCTTACATCCAGTCCTTGCTTGCGCGCTTCATCCTCTGTTAATCCTACTGATGCAATTTCAGGAAGTGTATAAATGCAGCGGGGCATTACTTTGTAGTCAATTTTTTCGTTGCTGCCTGCAGCATTGGCAGCAGCTACCGTACCTTCCGCACTTGCAGCGTGTGCTAATTGCCAGCCGCCAATTATATCACCAACAGCATAGACATTCGGTAAGCTGGTTTCCAATCTGTCATTAACCTTTATAAATGGCCCATCATGTTCAATGTTTACTTCTTTAGCTGCTGAAAGATTTGGACGGCGGCCTGTACAAACCAATAGTGACGCTGCATCAAACGATACTATATTTCCCTTTGAGTCACTGCATTTTACTTGTTTCAAACCACCGGCTTCATTTACATCCTGGACACTGACGCCAGTATGTATTTTGATGCCTTTCTTTTTTAATGATTTTGTCAGAAATTTGGAAGCCTCACTATCTTCCGAAGGCACAATCTGACTGGCTGCTTCTATAATGGTTACATCTGATTTTAGAGATGCGAAGATTGTTGCAAACTCAACCCCAATTACTCCGCCGCCTATAATAATTACCGATTCGGGTATCTCTTCCAGATCAAAGATCGTATCACTCGTTTCGTATTGAACTGCTTCAAGACCTGGAATCTTGGGAATAGCTGGAGTCGAGCCTGTAGCAAGAATAACCTTTTCGGATTTTAGCACTTTCTCCTCGGAACCCATTGTTAATCTAATATTTCCATCTTTTTGGATTAACCCGAAGCCATTATAAATATCTATTTTTCCTTGTTTGAGCAGATAGGAGATTCCGCTGCGCAAACGATTAATCACTTCATCTTTTCTTTGTCTCATTTTACTTAGAGATAAGGTTAACTCACCTGAATCGATTCCCCAATCTCTTGCTTTTTCAATTTGTTCAATTATTTCTGAGTGTTTTAAATAGGTCTTAGAGGGGATACAGCCTCTATTTAAACAGGTTCCCCCCAGAAAGTCCGCTTCAATCACTGCTGTCTTCTTACCTAACTCCGCTGCATGAAGAGCGGCAACATATCCTCCAGGTCCTCCACCTATAACAATCACATCATATGTTTTCTCCAAGCTCTCCACCTCCCTACACCAATAATTCGAATGGATTTTCAAGAATGTACTTTAATTCTGTAAGGAAAGCAGCCGCTGGAGCACCATCCATTGCACGGTGATCGAAGGAAAGACTCAGTGTTATCATCGGGCGTACAGCCAAATTGCCCTCAACTGCTACTGGCCTATCCAGAATTCGGCCAACTCCCAGGATAGCACTCTCTGGCTGATTAATGATCGGTGTAAATACATCAACTGCATACATGCCCAAGTTACTGATTGTAAAGGTTGAACCCTTCAGCTGATTTGGGTGCAATTTATTTTCACGGGCAAGTTTACCTGCCTCTTTGGCATCTTCCGTAATTTGTGCCAGTCCTTTTTCATTAACATTCTTGATAACAGGAACCATAAGCCCATCCTCAACAGCCACGGCAAGACCAATGTGAACTTGTTCATGCTGAATGATTTCCTCTCCCTCAATGGAAACATTGACTCCAGGGTGTCTGGAAAGTGCCTTCCCTGCTGCTTTAATTAGAATATCCGTAAAAGATAAACGGAGCCCAGTCTGTTTTTCAATGACAGGCAATAACGAAGTTCTAAGTTCCTTAACCTTTGTCATGTCTGCATCTGTAGTAAGTGTCACATGCGGTGCTGTATTAACACTTTCAGACATCCTTTTAGCTATAACCTTCCTCATCCCTGACATCTGTTTGCGATTCGGCTCTGCTGTTGCGGAACTGGAGGTCCTGTTATTTACAGCTGTGGAGATATCACTTTTCAAAATCTTGCCATTAACTCCGCTTCCTTTAATGTCACCAAGAGGCACTTGTTCTGAAGCTGCCACTTTACGCGCAAGCGGGGTTGCCTTAGGTGAAGAGGATGCCAAATGAGCCAATACATCCTTTTTCTGGATCCTTCCCTTAGGACCACTTCCCTGGATAAATACTAGCTCTACATCATTCATCCGGGCTTGTTTACGGGCAGCAGGTGTTGCCCTGACCTTTTCGCCTTCATTGGCTGCTCCAGCTTCTTTAGGTACTTCCTGTTTTTCCGGAACAGGTTCTTCATCAGGACTTTGGCTTTCAGCTTCTGCACCTCCTGAAATACCGGGAGAATTTTCAGGTACTTGCTCGTTCTTATCTCCAATGTATCCAATTATTTGGTTAACAGGCACCTGGTCATCTTCCTGAAAGTACTTTTTCAGCAAAACTCCCTGGTCGTATGCCTCAACTTCAATATTAATTTTATCGGTCATGATCTCAAAAAGCGGTTCACCTATCTCTATTGAGTCGCCTTCTTCCTTAAACCATTGAAGGAGAGTGCCGACTTCCATGGTACTGCTGAGTTTAGGCATAAATATTTCTTTAGCCACCGTATCCCCCTCCTTCTTATTTATATTTTACTGTTTCTTTAACTGCTTCAATTATGTCTGGCACCTGTGGTATAGCAGCTTTTTCTAATTTAGGGTTGTACGGAATGGGAACCTCCTTGCCCCCAAGACGTTTAATTGGGGAATCAAGATAGTCAAAAGCCTCACTCTCAGCAATTACACTGACTATCTCGCCGCCAATGCCTCCGCGCTGCACAGCTTCATGTACAACTATTAATCTGCCAGTCTTTTTAACTGAATTAATAATGGTCTCTTTATCCAGCGGTACTATAGTTCGGGGATCGATTACTTCTGCACTGATGCCCTCTTTTTCGAGTTCATAAGCCGCTTCAAGCGCCTTATGAACCATAATTGCTGTAGCAACGATGGTCACATCTGTGCCTTCACGTTTGATATCTGCTTTACCCAGTTCAATTGAATATGCTTCTTCAGGAACATGAGAAGATGTTTTGTACAGAAGTTTATGCTCATAAAAAATGACTGGGTTATCATCATCAATTGCGGCTTTTAACAACCCTTTTACATCGTAAGCTGTTGAAGGCTGAACTACTTTTAATCCAGGAATATGAGCCATCCATGCTTCAAGACTTTGTGAATGCTGGGCAGCTGCTCCGGTTCCGGAGCCAGCAGGGGTTCTTAAAACCATTGGCACCTTGCCTTTCCCTCCGAACATATAACGGGTTTTAGCAGCTTGGTTAACCATTTGATCCATGGCAATTGTAATGAAATCGGAAAACTGAAGTTCTAAAATAGGGCGCATTCCAGTTAAAGCAGAACCAACCGCAGCCCCTGCTATGGCCGCCTCAGATATCGGTGTATTGCGAACACGCTCCGGTCCGAATT
This DNA window, taken from Cytobacillus sp. FSL H8-0458, encodes the following:
- a CDS encoding phosphocarrier protein HPr, which produces MIEKTFTVIDETGIHARPATILVQAASKHDSEIKLGYKEKAVNLKSIMGVMSLGIPKGAVITITAEGADQEEAIKNLAALLNEHKLAE
- the lpdA gene encoding dihydrolipoyl dehydrogenase gives rise to the protein MEKTYDVIVIGGGPGGYVAALHAAELGKKTAVIEADFLGGTCLNRGCIPSKTYLKHSEIIEQIEKARDWGIDSGELTLSLSKMRQRKDEVINRLRSGISYLLKQGKIDIYNGFGLIQKDGNIRLTMGSEEKVLKSEKVILATGSTPAIPKIPGLEAVQYETSDTIFDLEEIPESVIIIGGGVIGVEFATIFASLKSDVTIIEAASQIVPSEDSEASKFLTKSLKKKGIKIHTGVSVQDVNEAGGLKQVKCSDSKGNIVSFDAASLLVCTGRRPNLSAAKEVNIEHDGPFIKVNDRLETSLPNVYAVGDIIGGWQLAHAASAEGTVAAANAAGSNEKIDYKVMPRCIYTLPEIASVGLTEDEARKQGLDVRVERFDFAGNGKALSAGETEGFTKIIYDAKYGEIIGAVMAGSHVTELIAEASAFMYLEGTIEEAAKMIHPHPSLSESFYEAAVKAKNKLNNSHKVLT
- a CDS encoding methyl-accepting chemotaxis protein, translated to MGRSMMFGKGKIKQLENEKRELEAKLQFAEEEFQRKESFYQTLIQSFNEDLTTTVSQHEMVNGQHYMLGDLVLKIKDGFENVKRHSEATFSNSLTLSNKGENLIQSAKEMVKSSEEGRGSVSKSEQLIKQLGEQLEVNSQKMEALSKRSKEIEMIVQVIKDIAEQTNLLALNASIEAARAGEQGKGFAVVADEVRKLAESTATSTANISSLTKNIQDDIEATLNSTVASTELIKNGMSLSGQTTSKIDSITNLIHAVETEVGEVIEMINIQKGYSEEVADEIADTKSVFDQVKELIQRHIDDARVVDEKLEGAISQVKAVNY
- a CDS encoding alpha-ketoacid dehydrogenase subunit beta, whose translation is MAVREITYLEAVREAMSQEMRQNDDVFILGEDIGVYGGAFGVTRGMIEEFGPERVRNTPISEAAIAGAAVGSALTGMRPILELQFSDFITIAMDQMVNQAAKTRYMFGGKGKVPMVLRTPAGSGTGAAAQHSQSLEAWMAHIPGLKVVQPSTAYDVKGLLKAAIDDDNPVIFYEHKLLYKTSSHVPEEAYSIELGKADIKREGTDVTIVATAIMVHKALEAAYELEKEGISAEVIDPRTIVPLDKETIINSVKKTGRLIVVHEAVQRGGIGGEIVSVIAESEAFDYLDSPIKRLGGKEVPIPYNPKLEKAAIPQVPDIIEAVKETVKYK
- a CDS encoding dihydrolipoamide acetyltransferase family protein, with the translated sequence MAKEIFMPKLSSTMEVGTLLQWFKEEGDSIEIGEPLFEIMTDKINIEVEAYDQGVLLKKYFQEDDQVPVNQIIGYIGDKNEQVPENSPGISGGAEAESQSPDEEPVPEKQEVPKEAGAANEGEKVRATPAARKQARMNDVELVFIQGSGPKGRIQKKDVLAHLASSSPKATPLARKVAASEQVPLGDIKGSGVNGKILKSDISTAVNNRTSSSATAEPNRKQMSGMRKVIAKRMSESVNTAPHVTLTTDADMTKVKELRTSLLPVIEKQTGLRLSFTDILIKAAGKALSRHPGVNVSIEGEEIIQHEQVHIGLAVAVEDGLMVPVIKNVNEKGLAQITEDAKEAGKLARENKLHPNQLKGSTFTISNLGMYAVDVFTPIINQPESAILGVGRILDRPVAVEGNLAVRPMITLSLSFDHRAMDGAPAAAFLTELKYILENPFELLV